The Bubalus kerabau isolate K-KA32 ecotype Philippines breed swamp buffalo chromosome X, PCC_UOA_SB_1v2, whole genome shotgun sequence genome has a segment encoding these proteins:
- the BEX3 gene encoding protein BEX3 isoform X1 produces the protein MANIHQENEEMEQPVQNGEEDRPLGGGEGHQPERNHRRGQARRLAPNFRWVIPNRQVNDGMGGEGDDMEIFMEEMREIRRKLRELQLRNCLRILMGELSNHHDHHDEFCLMP, from the coding sequence atGGCTAATATCCACCAGGAAAACGAAGAAATGGAGCAACCCGTGCAGAACGGAGAGGAAGACCGCCCTTTGGGAGGGGGCGAAGGCCACCAGCCAGAAAGAAATCATAGACGGGGACAGGCTCGCCGACTTGCCCCTAATTTCCGATGGGTTATACCCAATAGACAGGTCAATGATGGGATGGGTGGAGAGGGAGACGATATGGAAATATTCATGGAGGAGATGAGAGAAATCAGGAGAAAACTTAGGGAGCTGCAGTTGAGGAATTGTCTGCGTATCCTTATGGGGGAGCTCTCTAATCACCATGACCATCATGATGAATTTTGCCTTATGCCTTGA
- the BEX3 gene encoding protein BEX3 isoform X2 has protein sequence MEQPVQNGEEDRPLGGGEGHQPERNHRRGQARRLAPNFRWVIPNRQVNDGMGGEGDDMEIFMEEMREIRRKLRELQLRNCLRILMGELSNHHDHHDEFCLMP, from the coding sequence ATGGAGCAACCCGTGCAGAACGGAGAGGAAGACCGCCCTTTGGGAGGGGGCGAAGGCCACCAGCCAGAAAGAAATCATAGACGGGGACAGGCTCGCCGACTTGCCCCTAATTTCCGATGGGTTATACCCAATAGACAGGTCAATGATGGGATGGGTGGAGAGGGAGACGATATGGAAATATTCATGGAGGAGATGAGAGAAATCAGGAGAAAACTTAGGGAGCTGCAGTTGAGGAATTGTCTGCGTATCCTTATGGGGGAGCTCTCTAATCACCATGACCATCATGATGAATTTTGCCTTATGCCTTGA